Below is a genomic region from Micropterus dolomieu isolate WLL.071019.BEF.003 ecotype Adirondacks linkage group LG08, ASM2129224v1, whole genome shotgun sequence.
GTTGTCTCCACACATCAGCAACTCTCAGCTTTCACCAACCTCCCGTAAACCAGACCTCTGGATTAGAGTGACCTCACTTCCACAGCTGACTGTCAGTCTGGTTTAGGTGTAAGTGATGGATTATTAGGAGCCAATCAGAACTCCTGATTGATCGCTCCACTTACCTGCTCGATGTAGATGCCATCCAAGGTCTTGACCTCCTGGGCGGTGGTGGAGGACTTGGGTTTGTTGTCTCCATATCCCTGAAGGACAAATGATACAAGATCCGATCAGTGCTGAGCTCCTGACAATATTCCCATGAACCGGGTTTAAAAATTGCTTCAGGTCTTACCAGCTCTCCAAACGTGGGCGAGGGGCCCCAGCTGATCGTACTCTCGtctgcagcaatgatgatgctgCTCTTCctgttacacacaaacacactcaggtcaaactccacacagaggaAACTACAGCTCCCACGGCCTTCCCCATCACATCTCAGAGAGAGGAGTAAAAGGAATGGAGCACTCACCCACATGACAGACTGCGGATCTTCCAGCCACATAGGTCCTGCACAGCTTTGGGGTACATGGTTGACTCTCTGGAAGTGTTTGTCACCCCCCAGAAGAACAGCCCTCCTGCAAATACAACGCTGATCAGACAAACAGCTTCCTGTACTGCAGACGTTTCTGTGACCGTGGTCCTCAACGGCCTTCGCCTTGGCGGCAGCAGCACTTAAAGAATGTGAAACCTTCTCACCCATCTCGCTGACAGCGAAGGAGCACTGGTAGCCTGTGCAGATCTGACTGGCTCCACGTCCAGGAAAGTCAAACAGTTTGACCAGTCGAGGAACCATCTCGTCCTTCTGCTCCGTGTGACCCAGACGCCCGTAACCACCAAAACCCCAGCTGAACACTCGCTTCTGAGAGTCCAGCAccagctgcaacacacacacacacacacacacacacacacacacacacacacacacacacacagggttaatGCTCGACGTTCGTCACAGCAGTCACTGGCCTTCTGTGGAAGGCTACTGTGAGCTCTCACCGTGTGGTTGGCCCCGCAGGCCACGTCTCGGACCACCACGTTGGGCACGGGCATGACCTGGCCGTCCTTGGACTTCTCAATGAAGATGGCGACGCGGCGAGCAATGAGCTCACAGTCAAACTCGATGCGCTGGGCGCGAGCAATGAACTTCCCGTCACTGTTGTGACCTGCAGTGAGACGAgaggaggggtcagctgcacaCCAATATTTACAGGACAGAAAACCTGATAAAAACAGCCATTTTAACACTTAAATCAAACAGCGCTCTCTGGGGAAAGACTCTGTAATGAAGCTTTTAGATGACCTCACATCATTCACATCAGCTGACAGATGGAGGTGCTGATACCATCTGTGTTAAACTGGTGTCAGCCTCCTGCTGACGTCACCGAGTAACTGAAACACTCTAAACAAAGCAGAAAGCAGACGGTGAGAACGTACCCAGCTGTCCGTACTCCGGGCACCCGAACGAGTACAGGTTTCCTTTGCAATCCACCACCATGCTGAACTCAGCACCACAGGCCACCTTCACCAGGGGCTGGCCATTATAGGAAAtctagagggagagagagaaggtagACTTTAAAGAAGGTGCACCAACAGGTAACGCTTGGTTACAGCTGCAAACACGACTGTAACATGGTGAGTTTAAAATGTGCTCTGCTGCAGGGTCTGATGCTTTCTGGATTCACCCGACAAAGTTTACAGAGGTCAGTACGGCCCATCTGCAGCCGCTCAGTCTGAAGGTTATCAAGGCCAACTACTGGTTACATACTTAAACCAGCGATAACTGACCACCACTTTGTGAATAGTTTCATCATATTGGGATTAACATattcacagagtacggtctagacctgctcttttatgaaaagcgctgtgagataactgttgttgtgatttggcgctatataaataaaattgaattgaaattgaattgaattgattatTACGCAGCTGGCGACCAAACATCTAGACAGGCAGGATCAGGAGATAGCTGTTGGTTTTCACAGTCGCATTAAGAAAGACAGGCCAATGAACACGAGTAGTTTGTGTTTTCAAAGATTTCATTTACTTGTGCCGAGCAACTTAAGTTGCATTCGAAACATCCGTTCTGAGGAAACGTTACAGTGCCTGCAAACTCCTGATGATATGATCTTTacaagttaacgttagctagctccAGACTGCTGTTCATGTGTCCAGCACCTGTTCCCCGGTCTACAGCAGCGTGTGCTCGGTGTGACAGTGATGGCTTACTGGTGCTGGGCTGAGGACTGCATCGGTCTGGTTCCCCTGGCCAAGCTGGCCCAACTTGTTCTCACCAAACGAGTATGCAGTGCCGTCCTCTGAGGAGAGaagcagcacaaacacatgGTGAGGTACTATGATGCCAGAGGGTTTCACTCCAACAGTTACCGGAGCCATGACTGAATGAgctgctgtgattggctgaacagaaacacagcgTGGCTCAGCCTACCTGTGAGCGCCAGGGTGTGATTGCGTCCGCAGGCTGCAGCAACAATCACGTGATCTGCCAGGGCTTCGATTAGTTTGGGGGCCTCCAGACGCTTTGTGTCCCCGTGGCCCAGCTGACCTTTGTCGTTACGACCTGAGGAAGCCAGAAACCAAAGCTCAGAGAAGAACTCAAACACAAACCCGCTGCTGTCTGCTGGGTGGAATGAATGTGCACCTGAACGCAGCGTGTTACTCACCCCAGCTCCACAGCTTGCCCTCGGTGGTCATGAGGAGGCTGTGTGCAGCACAGGGACCCGACACCACGCAGCTCACCTGGACATCATTCAGACACCCGTAGCGGTGAGGACCCCACAGGTTCTGGCCCAGGTTGCGGAAAGcagctgaaaacacacaaatgttcacacacacaccatctgtCAACACCTGACCACGGAGAGAACACAAATACCTTAATGCATCTTAATAAAGCACAAACCCAGCGGCATGATCATCACTGAGGTCCATCTGACAGCTTATGGACTGAACTGACGGCAAGTTAAATATAACTGACACAGATGTGTACAGGCGGCTCCTGTATTCAGTGTGCATGGTCACTCATGGACTCACAGGCAGAGCTGTGATATAAAGGACCAGTGTGCAGGagttagtgacatctagtgatGAGGATGCAGACTGCAGACCCCCTGAACACCCCTCACCTCCCCCTGCCCTTCCAGGTATGTAGGAGAAACTCCTCTGTGGAAGAGGACCCGCTGCCTCTGATCAGAGTCAGTGAACAAACAGGCCTGTAccgacatgttccttcatcaccatgaacaccgAATCAGCCCCACACACAcggtcctgctgccccaaacacTCACTAAGCTCACTGACTAACAACAGATTTCTCCTGTTTGATTAGAGCAGCTGTTTGAGGAAATGACTGAGCCTTTTAAACTTGAAACTATAAATCTGAAGTCAGACAGCACTGAGGAACTGACAGGTTGATGGTTTGAGTCTGAACATACCACACCAGCCGTCCTGAACATAAAAAGGGGTATTACAGAAAAACGGGTATATTAAGGTATGTAAAAGGCTTTTATAATGTGCACTCTTCTTGTGAGCAGGACTGTGAAAAGCGCGTGACTCCGATCAAAAGGAAGTCCAGTCTCtcttcattttaacatttaactcaAAGACAAACTGCTGCTAAATAACTAAAGCTTTATATTTTGAAGTGTACTCCAAAAGAACACATGAaagtgtttctgctgcagcatcTCGCCCATCAGTCTTTGTCTATGCAGCTGCTCCTGCTGACACCCCCAACCCCCACCCAGCCTCAACAAAGCAGGTTTATCAGCACGGAGGCGAGGCTGGAAACACGCAGTACACTGGCCGCCCCGGGGCACTGGATCGGGGTGGGGGGTTCACAACATGCATACATATGAATGGACATTACTGTCACAATCAATTGATGAGATCTCGCTGGCTTCAGCACGTACTGCATCCTAAACAAAGACACGTACAACTAACGTCAGACCTGATCCTGCCTGGCTCAACAtctcacctgtccatcacagAATACACCTACCAGCCCCTCTAATGCTCGCTGAGGAACATGTACAGGTGTAATGGTACcaaacatgacaacaagactccaggaagcTGCACTGACTGATGTTTGCCAGGAAAAAGTATGGGCACCGAGCTCTCCTTCAGACACACGCGCTGATGCAGCTGAACTCAGAGGCTCTGAACTTCAGTGAGAACAGGCCCCTGAACAGGCTGTTCAGGGGTAAACCAAACCTTCACTTACATTTAGGGATTATAATGGCAGTAAGTTTGACTTTTATATGACAGCCATGAATCACTGTTATTGTGAAAGTTCTTCCGCTCAGCACCAGGTACCTGTCCCACTCTAGACCTGACCCAgctatttttaatataaaatgtccTACCTTGTTGTTTGGGCACCTCCTTTCGTCCAATCAAATCCCAGTTAGTTGCGCCAAAGATGAGCAGTTGACCTTTAACCTTTGGGCACTCAAGTTTCTGTAGAAAGGACACAAAGAGGTCAGCAACATAAAAAAGCTCCTAAACTCAAAACACCTAATCATTTCACCAACACAGCATCTGTGATCCGACTGAAGAACCTCCTGACGTTTGGAAAATAACACTTTGGTCATCCTGATTACCAAAATGGAAGACATATATGTCCACACAAAAAATCCCTGTGGACAagctgaggaggctgaggatgACCCTGCAGGTGAACGATGACGCTGAAGCTAGCTTCTGATTCAGTTAAAGGAAACTCAGGTCCAAAAACCACTATGCCTAGAGCGGTCAAATCTGGACCAGTGTCCCAGAGACGCAAAATTTTCTTACaaacacagtttcagatttataaaacatttattctatttgttaaatagttttaaatgaagatttatatttgtttcttttttacatgtCGACCACATGAGACCATATAAATCGGCCTTTTTTCAATTTCACAAAcagaataaaggtttcacaaatctgaaactgtaGCCTCTTGGGAATAATCTAGTCCAGATCTGACAGCTCTAGTCAGAGTGGTTTTTGGACCTGAGTTTCCTTTAACTTTCCTTTTAACTGCTGAATCAGAAGCAAACTTCAGCATCGCAGGTGAACATGAAAATATTCCCTCTCACCAAAAATCAGATGTTTCCACAGGTCTGtcctacacaaacacaggagCTGGTGAACTGCTGACTCGCTAGCTGGATTATTCTTCTTATACCGTCAGAATCAGGAGATATGTGTGAGaatttattgttgatcatctATTTTATCTTCCCCATCAGCTTCTTGTCCTGGCAGGAACAGCCACTTGTAGACAGGAGGTCATAACAGGAGCAATAAAGACAAAACCAACacagttctgtttttctgttttaaacccacTATTTTCTCTTTGACATCGTCTGCCACGGTGACGGGCTGCAGACCGGACTTCACAGGCTTGCCGGGCTTCTTGTTGTTCTCCTGCTCAAAGTCGAACTCGTCATCGCTGCTGaagtctctctctttccttttgcCGCTggccctcttcttcttcatcccaCCGTTCCCTGAAACATCAGTCACCTTCTTACGTGGCATTTTATCAATCTGAGGCTGAGTGGGAAAAGAGGAAATGATTAGATTATACAAGAGTGTAAGAAGACACAGTGAAAATGTAATGATCCAGGGAGATACTGGGCCACAGCAAACACCGATATGGAGAAAAATGGGGATATATGGGGATtattacttatatatatatatatatataaaaatgtagtttACACATACTTTAAGAATATTCAGTCATATTTGAAGAATAACAAAACGTAGTGAGACAATGAAGATGGCccacatgaaaataaaaataatatagttatataaaagttatataaaaatatgttttaaaactcAGGTTGTGGAAAGATAGACTTTACTGGCTGAAGCATTAACTGTCACCCTTCTGCTTTTctttaaattaacttttcaAAACTTCATcattcaataataataaaaataactattATTCAGACTTTTGTGCCTGTAAAACACAAAGTCTTATGTTAGAGTACTGAATGTGTCTTTAAACCGGCTAACGTTCAAATAAGTACCCTTACGTGATTTAGCAGCTCAGATCGATTATTTAAAATTTGGCCGATTTTCTTTTATCAGCTTCTTCACTGGCTTTGTAATCAATAATCAGACGGAACTATCGGCAGAAACTACAAACAAGTACCGGCGTCAGTCCGTAGCTAGCTGCTAGCTTCATTAGGCTAAGAGCTAACCTCTTCTTTGTTCACATAATGGTTGGGTAGCAGGCTAGCAGCGGTGCTAACCTACAGCATATGAAGTTATTCAGTCAGCTGCTATACCAAAGAGCCTGGCAAAGTTATCATATTAAGTAAACATGTCAGACGGTCTTAAAGCCAGACTGGAATAAGCGTGTAAGATGTTTAAAGAGCTGCATGACAGGGCTCATTAAGCTAACGGCAGCTCGCTACTACTATAAGCTAACAGCCACTCTAAATAAAGACACAACACATGAAACGATGACTACAAAaactttttcacacattttcccGATTGGACACGTTTTAAGTTTAGCGCGCGTTCAGCCTCCGTGCTGTCGGAATATAAAATCTAGCAGTTTGTGTTTTGATGGAGCGAAGAATAAATAGATGTACCGGTGATTTCCTGATTCAGCAGCTCTCTGTCCGTCTGCGGTTTGATTGATTTGAACAAAAGAAGCTGCAGTCTGCCTTCACACACCACGTGGTTCATACAGGAAGCAAAGCAGCACATAGCTGGGACTGCAGGAGAAACACCGGGAGCTAAATCCAGTCTTTAGTGACTGTAGTCTGGTTCTGACAACAAAATTTCAGCAGACCAAGGCAAACTTCAGTCTTTAATGACAGGAGTCTGGTGTTGAGAACAAGACTTCAGCAGACTGGGGCTAAAGTCAGTCTTTAGTGACTGGTGTCTGGTGCTGACAGCAAGACTTCAAACAAACTGAACTTACAAAAAGTTGTTTTGGCACAGGAGAAACGTTAAAACACTGGCATCAAAAATAACCCAAACCAGGAACAAAGAATGAATGTGATGACAAACACAATCTGGACTTTTACAAGCTATTAAAACCTGgaataaacaatgaaaatgtttgacTCTTTAATGTTGTTGTATGTTGAACAGTTTATTTAGAAGTGATAAAGATTTAAGTCTCCTCGTAATGAATCATTATTTAGATTAAATGGAAATCACACTTCATGCCAAAACAATGACAGAGgataacaacaaataaaaagacacatttattaTGCAGATCTTACTAGTTATGTTCCCCTTATACATCTTATGTATAACACAATGCAGCTACAGATGGATCCTTGAGATCTTTAAAAACACTACTTGGATCCACCTGCTTACCTGGTTACAACCATCTCAACATGTGTATTTATTAGGCTACTACCTGTTTATAGTATACTACACAACCtctatacattacattttatgcaTTGTAGTATTGCTCATCAGcaggcatatatatatatcctctatatatacatatgttatatatatatatatatatatatgttgagGATCAGTGGAAATATGAGGATGACGCTCACATCCAGCATGATTATAGTTTCCCAGCTATTTACAAACAACCAAAATAAggctttatttcttttttctaccATTGACAAACTGTTTATTCCAATCAGATCGATTCCTAGACTCTCTAGTCAGAGATGATTAACAGAGCCTCCAGCTGGTCTTCTCCTTCACGCCGATGCTCTATAAACGGACGCATTGTGTAGATTTTCTCGCTTTAGTCCCACAAATCTGAAGAAGCTGAAGTTCTCCACCTGCTCTCTGGGGTCAATCCCCTCAGCATGTTGTTCTGAACATTACCAACACCTCCTGACTGACTGGAacatctcctcctctctgaaGAGGCGCTGCTGTTACACCAATAATCAATCAATAACAACACAGATCCctcaaacccccccccccctcagccAAATACTGGACAGAGCTGTGTACAGTATAAACTGGATAATTACAGTGCTTATGATGAGTCAGGGTTCAGatggaaacactgaaacaacccTTATCAATCAGTGATAATCAATGACTTGTTGTAGTAGATCTCCTCTCCTCagattcttcttcctcttcattaatgtaaagcaggattttactgctgtagttgttgagctgcagctcagactgcagctgatgattcttttcattctggatcaatctgctgattatttcctccacCAATCCATTAATTCTTTGATTGAATCTAAAATTTAACGTTACTAACAAACATCACAGTTTTTACAATCATTCAGAGAAGCAGCAGATCTtcgactaatcaattaatcggcTGATCACTCAGCTGTTTATAACCTTTACGATGCTTAAGGCCAGACGCCACAATCCCACGTGATGATTTTGCTTTAATCTGATTCAGATTTTTTGCAACTATTATTAATAAACtttcataaaatatacaaaacaatcttgaataatatttataaatgttgttgtctgttttgtctaaatttcatctttgtttatatttgacaTGTTTTATTGCTTGAAGATTTCTTAATATATATTTGATGTCTTAACTCTCAgttcatacatatatatagtaGCTATGAGATGTGTTCATGTGGTAAAACAGATCAACCACATCTAATTC
It encodes:
- the rcc2 gene encoding protein RCC2 homolog produces the protein MPRKKVTDVSGNGGMKKKRASGKRKERDFSSDDEFDFEQENNKKPGKPVKSGLQPVTVADDVKEKIKLECPKVKGQLLIFGATNWDLIGRKEVPKQQAAFRNLGQNLWGPHRYGCLNDVQVSCVVSGPCAAHSLLMTTEGKLWSWGRNDKGQLGHGDTKRLEAPKLIEALADHVIVAAACGRNHTLALTEDGTAYSFGENKLGQLGQGNQTDAVLSPAPISYNGQPLVKVACGAEFSMVVDCKGNLYSFGCPEYGQLGHNSDGKFIARAQRIEFDCELIARRVAIFIEKSKDGQVMPVPNVVVRDVACGANHTLVLDSQKRVFSWGFGGYGRLGHTEQKDEMVPRLVKLFDFPGRGASQICTGYQCSFAVSEMGGLFFWGVTNTSRESTMYPKAVQDLCGWKIRSLSCGKSSIIIAADESTISWGPSPTFGELGYGDNKPKSSTTAQEVKTLDGIYIEQVVMGYSHSLVIARQDTEQEQERLKKLPEYNPRTI